Proteins encoded by one window of Castor canadensis chromosome 2, mCasCan1.hap1v2, whole genome shotgun sequence:
- the Rnf133 gene encoding E3 ubiquitin-protein ligase RNF133, which translates to MNLVKIGPWQNTTASSWLMKLSFLWLFSQNCCQASAVWTAYMNISFHVGNRILSELGETGVFGRSSTLKRITGVLVPPEGKTQNACNPNTSFRKSKNSGPWLALIERGSCTFTQKIKVATENGASGVIIYNFAGTGNQVFPMFHKAFEDTVVVMIGNLKGMEILHLIQEGVHVTVVVEVGRKHIIWLNHYFISFMIVTTAILAYFIFYHVRRLWVARTQNRRWQRLTVNLKKAFGQLQVRVLKEGDEELNPSGDSCVVCFEPYKVNDIVRILTCKHFFHKNCIDPWILAHGTCPMCKCDILKALGIQVNVEDGTESLQILMSNELLETVSPREEETNNELPPAVTSDKVNHEEEHPTSPNNDDQTNLVVETFHSSP; encoded by the coding sequence ATGAATCTCGTTAAGATTGGCCCTTGGCAAAATACCACCGCATCTTCCTGGCTTATGAAACTcagttttctttggctttttagTCAGAATTGTTGTCAAGCAAGTGCAGTTTGGACTGCTTACATGAACATATCATTTCATGTTGGGAATCGCATATTGTCAGAGTTGGGAGAGACTGGAGTATTTGGAAGAAGCTCCACTTTGAAGAGAATAACAGGAGTTCTAGTGCCACCAGAGGGAAAAACTCAAAATGCATGCAATCCTAATACCAGTTTCCGAAAATCAAAGAACTCAGGGCCGTGGCTTGCACTTATTGAAAGAGGAAGTTGTACCTTCACACAGAAAATTAAGGTGGCAACCGAGAATGGAGCCAGTGGAGTGATCATCTATAACTTTGCAGGAACTGGCAATCAGGTTTTCCCCATGTTTCATAAGGCATTTGAAGATACCGTTGTAGTTATGATTGGTAACTTAAAAGGCATGGAGATTTTGCATTTAATTCAGGAAGGAGTTCATGTTACAGTCGTGGTTGAGGTGGGGAGAAAACACATCATCTGGTTAAATCACTATTTTATCTCCTTTATGATTGTCACAACTGCTATTTTAGCGTATTTCATCTTTTATCATGTTCGAAGACTTTGGGTAGCAAGGACTCAGAATAGGAGATGGCAACGGTTAACAGTAAATCTCAAGAAAGCGTTTGGCCAGCTCCAAGTTCGAGTATTAAAAGAAGGGGATGAAGAATTAAATCCGAGTGGGGATAGCTGTGTAGTTTGCTTTGAACCCTATAAGGTTAATGATATAGTTCGTATTCTGACTTGTAAACATTTTTTCCACAAGAATTGCATTGACCCCTGGATTTTAGCCCATGGGACTTGTCCCATGTGCAAATGTGACATACTAAAAGCTTTGGGGATTCAAGTGAATGTTGAAGATGGAACGGAATCTTTGCAAATTCTCATGTCCAATGAATTGCTTGAAACTGTCTCACCTCGGGAAGAGGAGACAAATAATGAACTTCCACCAGCAGTGACATCAGATAAAGTGAACCATGAGGAGGAGCACCCTACTTCTCCAAATAATGATGACCAGACTAACTTAGTAGTGGAAACTTTTCATTCCTCACCTTGA